A region of Dictyostelium discoideum AX4 chromosome 1 chromosome, whole genome shotgun sequence DNA encodes the following proteins:
- the armc8 gene encoding armadillo repeat-containing protein has product MSNTPLYTLDENCKQSLNILNPENRGIYNDETRIQSAKFIKNTIIGNKLKKRLFIEAGTIPLFVDILNKEKNEDLLIQASSVIGSFGCRIDEGSEKIFEYNGVTPLINLLSSNNLKLVESAARSLKILSLFHQPPTSIYEESGVKLLISLFNHPLDSVKEVAATIIARGCESLYSNNNNNNNNNNNNNNNNNNNNNNNNNTNIGNSSIISSGSSSSSSSNSINHSLLQYQNFVHIHGGLNSVMSILASPRSKIQEACLYVISWLTRDNVPLSTFIVNDERRILDIIIYLFKKNKSPKIKLLATNCLCNFNQSKTLPITCSLKNILPIIIRLMSEEESVKEEAPMVLARLVADNEDLQRIASEAEAISRLSIFLKDSNSSERLKENSLSAIAVLCSSREDSRKQVVDAKIIPQIISSLNSSNYAIRAAACNCTKSLSRSIKQLRTSLFDCTIATPLLKLLDDQSLEVRVSASATLCNLVLDFSPMKQAIMDNGIIVKLVDLTQDSNDFKIRLNCIWALKNLLYMAEPSLKEQVMKELGYQRLIELIKDTDPSISEQALAVLRNLAFKDNDHLISELHFHDQLVPTIENRLASNIPEIIKQTLFVICNIAGNEKIRSSVMNSSIVNRLIHFMEHKHCEIRIASVWCVCNIIGPDENSTSASRVLKFKELGYQKKLEMLADHDSNIEVKDRVKTALTLFKKCVFL; this is encoded by the exons atgtcaAATACACCTCTATATACTTTGGATGAAAATTGTaaacaatcattaaatataCTTAATCCTGAAAATAGAGGTATTTACAATGATGAAACTAGAATTCAATCAgctaaatttataaaaaataccattattggtaataaattaaaaaagagattATTCATTGAAGCTGGTACTATCCCTTT gTTTGTTGATATATtgaataaagaaaaaaatgagGATTTATTAATCCAAGCATCATCTGTTATTGGTAGTTTTGGTTGTa gaattgaTGAAGGATCAGAgaaaatttttgaatataATGGTGTTAcaccattaattaatttattatcaagtaataatttaaaattagtgGAATCAGCAGCAAgatcattaaaaattttatcactATTTCATCAACCACCAACCTCAATATATGAAGAGTCTGGTGTTAAATTATtgatatcattatttaatcatCCATTAGATTCTGTTAAAGAAGTTGCTGCAACAATAATAGCAAGAGGTTGTGAATCATTATATtcgaataataataataataataataataataataataataataataataataataataataataataataataataatactaatattggtaatagtagtattataagtagtggtagtagtagtagtagtagtagcaaTAGTATAAATCATTCATTATTACAATATCAAAATTTTGTGCATATTCATGGTGGATTAAATTCAGTGATGTCAATATTGGCATCACCAAGATCAAAGATACAAGAGGCATGTCTATATGTTATTAGTTGGTTAACTCGTGACAATGTCCCATTATCAACTTTTATTGTTAATGATGAACGTAGAATATTGGATATAatcatttatttgtttaaaaaaaataaaagtccaaaaattaaattattggcCACAAATtg tttatgtaattttaatcaaaGTAAAACATTACCAATAACATGTTCacttaaaaatatattaccaATTATAATTCGATTAATGTCAGAAGAAGAATCAGTAAAAGAGGAAGCACCAATGGTTTTAGCAAGATTAGTAGCAGATAATGAGGATTTACAAAGAATAGCATCAGAGGCAGAGGCGATTTCAAGATTGAGTATATTTTTAAAGGATAGTAATTCATCGGAAAGATTGAAGGAGAATTCGTTGTCAGCGATAGCGGTGTTATGTAGCTCGAGGGAGGATAGTAGAAAACAAGTCGTAGATGCAAAGATAATACCACAAATTATAAGTAGTTTAAATTCAAGCAATTACGCAATCAGAGCAGCAGCATGTAATTGCACGAAATCATTATCAAGATCGATTAAACAATTGCGTACCTCATTATTCGATTGTACGATTGCAACAccattattgaaattattggaTGATCAATCATTAGAGGTGCGTGTATCAGCATCGGCAACACTTTGTAATTTAGTATTGGATTTCTCGCCTATGAAACAAGCGATAATGGACAATGGCATCATTGTGAAATTGGTGGATCTAACTCAAgattcaaatgatttcaaaattagattaaattgtatttgggctttaaagaatttactTTACATGGCTGAACCATCGCTAAAAGAACAGGTGATGAAGGAATTGGGTTATCAACGTTTAATTGAGTTGATAAAGGATACCGATCCTTCGATCTCTGAGCAGGCCTTGGCGGTTTTACGTAATTTGGCATTCAAAGATAATGATCATCTCATTAGTGAGCTTCATTTTCATGACCAATTAGTACCAACCATTGAGAATAGATTGGCTTCAAATATACCTGAAATCATTAAACAAACACTTTTTGTCATTTGTAATATAGCGGGTAATGAAAAGATTAGATCTTCCGTTATGAACTCTTCAATAGTAAATAGACTCATTCATTTCATGGAACATAAACATTGTGAAATTCGTATCGCTTCAGTTTGGTGTGTTTGCAATATCATTGGTCCTGATGAAAATTCAACCTCTGCAAGTagagttttaaaatttaaagaattaggttatcaaaagaaattagaaatGTTGGCTGATCATGATTCAAATATTGAAGTAAAAGATAGAGTTAAAACTGctttaactttatttaaaaaatgtgtgtttttataa